The genome window CGGGCGGACTATGAACTCGCCATCACGGTGAACACCTTCACCTTCCGCTCCTGGATCACGGACCGGGATGACGACACCATGCTGTATTCCGCGTCCATGGCCATTCAGGGCACGGTTTACAAGGGCAACAGCAACGAAGTCGTGTGGCGCTCAGGCGTTCTCGGCTACAGCCAGTCGTACGAAACCGTGCAGGAACGCGTGGCCGCGTCCGACCTGACCCGCGAACTCGCCCGCCGGTTCGCGAGCGCCATGCGGCAGGCCTTTTAACCCGCCCCGCCCGGGAGGGAGTTCATGGCACGCCCCGGCTTTACCATCTGCGTGTGTCCGGACAGGTATCTTGTCCGGGCGCATATCGAGGAAACCCTTCAAACCGTCGCGCCGGAAAGCGGCGGCCTGCTCGGCGGCCCTTCCGCCACATCGTGGGAACGCCATGCCTTCTGGGGCGATGACCCTCTTCCCCCGGCTTTCTGGGAGCACCTGACGCTGCAGGGGCTGTTCGCAACGCCCAAGGCCGTCATCGTCCATAACGCCCAGAACATCCCGGCGGACGCCTGGAAGAAAATTTCCGCCGCCTTGAGCTCCCCCAACGCCGAGACTTGGCCGTTCTTCTGCCTGTATGTCGCCTTCGAACGGGGCAAACCCAAAATTCCCGCGCATATCGCAAGCCTCGCCTGCATGCGGTTCGCGGAACAAAAGGGCTGGATCTGGTCCTCCCAAGGCCTTGATGAACGGAGCAAAACGCTTTTCGTCCAGGCCGAGGCCAAAAAACGCAGCCTCGCCTTCGCCCCCGGCGCCCTGGAAGCGGTGGTCCCTCGCCTGCCCCTGGACGCCACGGCCATCGGCACGGAAATGGACAAACTGGCTCTTGCCGCGACGGAGGGCCGCATAACGGCGGATCTCGCCGCCATCCTGGACCATGAAACCGAACCGGACGTTTTTTCCCTCATCCGCAACCTGCAACAACGGCGCGGCTCCCTCGCCGTGTGGGAGCAGGCACTGGCCTCGGAGCGCGGTTCCGACTCCATGGCCTTCGCCTTCCTCGCCATGCTGACGCGGGAAGCCCGCCAGTTGTGGCAGATCAGCCTTGGAGAACCCGTACGGTTGCCGCCGCAGATTTTGTCCGCAAAGACCGCCATCGCCCGCTCCCTCGGGCCGGCGGGCATAGCCAAGCTCTGGCACCTCGCTCTGGAAGCGGACAAGGGCGTCAAGACCGGGGAGAGAACGCCCGACCAGGCGCTGGACAACCTCCTTGCCTCCCTTTCCCTTCTCTTTTCGCCACCGGGGCAAAGCAGGTAGGCAATGAGTCTTTTCTTCGCGATGCCGCGCGCGGATGCTTCACGGACAATCCGCCCGCGCGCCGCCCTTTTTTCACGCACCCCTTGCCATGAGGAGAGGACTGCTTATTTATGATGCAGCACGCGCACGGACACCGCGAGCGCCTTCGTGAACGCCTGAAAGCGGCAAGCCATGCCCTGGCGGATTACGAGGTGCTGGAACTTCTCCTCGGGCACGTCCTTCTCCGGCGGGATACGAAACCGCTGGCCAAGGAGTTGCTCGCGCGGTTCGGGTCCTTACGCGGCGTGCTGGACGCCCGGGTGCAGGAACTGACGGCTGTTCCGGGGTTTGGTCCCGCGCTTGAGGCTTACTGGGTCCTGCTCCGTGAGGTCATGGCCCGGTATACTGAATCCCCCGCCCGGCGACGAACGGAACTGTGCTCGCCCCAGGCCGTGGCGAGCATGGCGAGGATGCGCCTTGCCGCCAGCGACCATGAGGAGTTCTGGGTGGCGTTTCTGGATACCCAGAACCACCTTATCGCTTGGGAAATGGCCGCGAAAGGCTCGGTACACACCGTGCCGCTCTATCCCAGGGATGTTATGGCGCGCGCCCTGACCCTTAAAGCTTCCAGTGTGATTCTGGTCCATAACCACCCGGGCGGGAGCCCGAAGCCCTCGGGCGCCGACATCGACCTGACGCAAAAGGTCCGGGAAGCGGGCGAGGTGCTGGGAATACGGGTAACGGACCATGTAATCGTCACGGATGACGCCTGCTACAGCCTTGTGGAAGATTGTATCATATCCCGGCGGTAGGAAACGGACCGCGACATGACACGCGGAATGTGCATAATACATACATGTTATGAATGAATTCGCATAAAATACTTCCCTGCCCAACTGCATAGCGGTATGGTTTCCACATGGCCTGTCCTCGTCGTTTTCCAATGCTTCCGGGACGTACACAGAATACGCGGATCAGAGTGACCCGCCGTTCCGGCGCTTGCAAGAGGCCCGCCACAGGTGCACTCCGTTTGTATTTCACGCTACGCGCCATTGTGAGCGTCTCAAATTCCGCTCTATAAGGGGACCATCATGACTGACGATATATTCCGGCCCGGCGATGACAAGGAGCCTCTCGCCATGAGCCCGTCTGATAATACGATCGCTACGCCGCCCGTCACCGCGGAGGACTCCGAAGGGCATACGCCCCCGGATTTTCCCAATGTGCTGCCCGTACTGCCCGTACGCGACATCGTGCTTTTCAATTATATGATCCTGCCGCTGCATGTGGGGCGCGAAGCTTCCGTCAAGGCGGTGGACGCCGCCCTCAACGGCAGCCGCTATCTTTTCGTGCTGACGCAGAAGGATGAAGCGGTCGACGAACCCGGCCCCGACGACCTGTACACCACGGGGACCGTGGTCATGGTCATGCGCATGCTCAAAATGCCCGACAACCGGCTGAAGCTTCTGGTTCAGGGCGTAAGCCGCGCAAAGGCCGACACCTTTGTGGAAAAGGACGGGTACCTGGAGGCTTCCATCTCCCCCCTGGCCGAACCGGACGACTTCCCCCTCACCGTCAAGGTAGAGGCCATGATGCGGGCCGCGCGCGAACAGTGCGAAAAAATCCTCGCCATGCGGGGCATGGCCTCGCCGGAAATCGTCACCGTGCTTTCCGGCCTGGACCATCCGGGACGGCTGGCGGACCTTATCGCCTCCAACCTGCGCCTGAAAATAGAAGACGCCCAGGCCATCCTCGAATGTCTCGACCCCATCGAACGCCTTTCCATGGTCAACAAACACCTCTCCAAGGAGGTGGAAGTGACCAACATGCAGGCCAAGATCCAGGAAAGCGCCCGCGAAGGCATGGACAAGGCCCAGCGCGACTACTTCCTGCGCGAGCAGCTCAAAGCCATCCGCAAGGAACTGGGAGACTTCGACTCCGAGGACGCGGACCTGGATGAACTCGCCGAGGCCCTGGAAAAGGCCAAGCTTCCCAAGGACGTAAAAAAGGAAGCGGACAAACAGTTGAAACGCCTGGCCACCATGCACGGCGAATCATCCGAGGCCACGGTTACCCGGACCTACCTGGAATGGCTCGCCGAGCTGCCGTGGAGCAAGCTTTCCCGCGACCGCCTGAGCATCCCCAAGGCCGAGGAAATCCTGGCCGAGGACCATTACGGGCTGGACAAGGTCAAGGAGCGCATCCTTGAATTTTTGTCCGTGCGCAAGCTCAACCCCAAATCCAAGGGGCCGATTCTCTGTTTCGTGGGCCCTCCGGGGGTGGGGAAAACCTCGCTCGGCCGTTCCATCGCCAAAGCCATGGGCCGCAAATTCCAGCGGATGTCCCTGGGCGGCATGCGCGACGAGGCGGAAATACGCGGGCACAGACGCACATACGTGGGCGCGCTTCCGGGGCGCATCATCCAGACGCTGCGGACCGCGGGAACACGCAACCCCGTAATAATGCTCGATGAAATAGACAAGATCGGCGCGGATTTTCGTGGCGACCCCTCTTCCGCGCTCCTGGAAGTGCTCGACCCGGAACAGAACTTCTCGTTCAGCGACCACTACCTCAACGTGCCCTTCGACTTGTCCAAGGTCATGTTCATCTGCACGGCGAACAATCTGGAAACCATCCCCGGCCCCCTGCGCGACAGGATGGAGATCATCCGGATACCGGGCTACACCATGCAGGAAAAACTGGTTATCGCGCGGCGCTTCCTTCTGCCCCGGCAGATACGGGAAAACGGCCTTACCCCCAAGGATATGACCATGGCCGACGCGGTCATGCAATCCATCATCGAAGGCTATACCCGTGAAGCGGGCCTCAGAAACCTGGAGCGCGAAGTCGGTTCCGTGTGCCGCAAACTCGCCCGCAGAAAGGCGGAAGGCGTCAAAGGCCCCTTTGCCGTCACCCCGGCGATGGTGCACGAATTCCTCGGCGCGCCGCGTTTTTCCGAGGAAGAGCGCGAAAAGGTGCTTACCCCCGGCGTCGCCATGGGGCTCGCCTGGACGCCGTTTGGCGGCGAAGTGCTGAGCATCGAAGTCTCGACCATGAAAGGCAAGGGCAAACTCACCCTGACCGGGCAGCTCGGCGACGTGATGAAGGAAAGCGCCCAGGCGGCCGTTTCCTACGCGCGGGCCAACGCGGAAACGTTGGGCATCGATCCCTGCTTCACGGACAATCTGGATATCCACCTCCACGTCCCGGCGGGCGCCACGCCCAAAGACGGCCCCAGCGCCGGGGTGACCATCGCGACGGCCCTGGTTTCCGCCCTTTCGGGCAAGCCCGTGAACCCGGCGCTCTGCATGACCGGGGAGATAACCCTGCGCGGCAGAGTGCTGCCCATCGGCGGCGTGAAGGAAAAAATCCTGGCGGGCGTTGCCCGGGGCTTCACGGACGTCATCATCCCCAAACAGAACATGAAAGACCTTGAGGATATTCCCAAGGATCTCCTTGAAAAAATCGCCGTGCATCCCGCCGTGCTGCTTGAGGACGTGTTCGGCCTGGCGTTCGCGGCAACGATCAAAAAAGCCAAAGCCAAGGGCACGCCGCCGTCCCGGAAGGCCGCGAGCGTTCCCAAGCGCAAGGCCAAGGGCGTGAAGCTGGAAAAAGAAAAACGCGTGGGATAGCGGACCGGCCCTGCCGTCTCCATCAAAACCGCCTGCCGGCAACGGCGGGCGGTTTTTTTCATGCCCGGTCCGTAAAAAAGAACGCACGACAAGACCGCAAGGGCTTCTTGCGGTCTTGCCCCGGTAAACACGGCGCTCCCGGCTCAGCCCTTCATCGACGCGATGGCGCCCTTGGCGCTGTAAACGGACGAAAGCACCGACTTGTTGAAGTCGTAGCTGGCGGCCATATCGCCGCCGCCGCTGCTGTACTTGCCTTTGCCCTTGCTGGGCGCCGTCCTGTTCAGGGTATCCAGCGTCTTGGTCACGATCTGCCCGCCGATGACCGCCTTGCTCGTGCTGGCGGCAGCCACCGCCAGCGCCGCTGCTGCATTGCTGCTCATATCTCTCCCCTCCTCGCGTGCGGAGAGCACGCCTTGTCCGTCTTATCGGACAACGGGAAAAAAACCTTTAGGGCCTGCCGTCGCAAAAGTAACGGCAGGCCCTGAAGGTTCTTTTTCATGGGGTTGCAAGACCCTAGTGGCCGGAATACTCCAGCACATGGTTCAAGCCGCGCGTCTGGATATCAAACGCCCCGCCGCGCCACAGGCAGCGCGTCAGGGTCCAGGCTTCCAGATCCAGATAATCCAGCTTGCCTTCGGCCTCGGGGGGCAGGGCCATCCGCAACGCGTCGAGCGCGTCTTCCAGGGGAAACCAGATTCCCGCCCAGGAGATGCGCACGAGGCCGTCTTCCCGGAAAAGCCACGGCTCGTCGCACCCCACGGCGCCGCGCGCGGCCCGTTCCAGGGCCTCGCGGCAGGCCTCTTCCACGGGGGAAAAGGCGGCGAAC of uncultured delta proteobacterium contains these proteins:
- a CDS encoding conserved hypothetical protein (Evidence 4 : Homologs of previously reported genes of unknown function), coding for MARPGFTICVCPDRYLVRAHIEETLQTVAPESGGLLGGPSATSWERHAFWGDDPLPPAFWEHLTLQGLFATPKAVIVHNAQNIPADAWKKISAALSSPNAETWPFFCLYVAFERGKPKIPAHIASLACMRFAEQKGWIWSSQGLDERSKTLFVQAEAKKRSLAFAPGALEAVVPRLPLDATAIGTEMDKLALAATEGRITADLAAILDHETEPDVFSLIRNLQQRRGSLAVWEQALASERGSDSMAFAFLAMLTREARQLWQISLGEPVRLPPQILSAKTAIARSLGPAGIAKLWHLALEADKGVKTGERTPDQALDNLLASLSLLFSPPGQSR
- a CDS encoding DNA repair protein RadC, encoding MMQHAHGHRERLRERLKAASHALADYEVLELLLGHVLLRRDTKPLAKELLARFGSLRGVLDARVQELTAVPGFGPALEAYWVLLREVMARYTESPARRRTELCSPQAVASMARMRLAASDHEEFWVAFLDTQNHLIAWEMAAKGSVHTVPLYPRDVMARALTLKASSVILVHNHPGGSPKPSGADIDLTQKVREAGEVLGIRVTDHVIVTDDACYSLVEDCIISRR
- the lon gene encoding Lon protease, which codes for MTDDIFRPGDDKEPLAMSPSDNTIATPPVTAEDSEGHTPPDFPNVLPVLPVRDIVLFNYMILPLHVGREASVKAVDAALNGSRYLFVLTQKDEAVDEPGPDDLYTTGTVVMVMRMLKMPDNRLKLLVQGVSRAKADTFVEKDGYLEASISPLAEPDDFPLTVKVEAMMRAAREQCEKILAMRGMASPEIVTVLSGLDHPGRLADLIASNLRLKIEDAQAILECLDPIERLSMVNKHLSKEVEVTNMQAKIQESAREGMDKAQRDYFLREQLKAIRKELGDFDSEDADLDELAEALEKAKLPKDVKKEADKQLKRLATMHGESSEATVTRTYLEWLAELPWSKLSRDRLSIPKAEEILAEDHYGLDKVKERILEFLSVRKLNPKSKGPILCFVGPPGVGKTSLGRSIAKAMGRKFQRMSLGGMRDEAEIRGHRRTYVGALPGRIIQTLRTAGTRNPVIMLDEIDKIGADFRGDPSSALLEVLDPEQNFSFSDHYLNVPFDLSKVMFICTANNLETIPGPLRDRMEIIRIPGYTMQEKLVIARRFLLPRQIRENGLTPKDMTMADAVMQSIIEGYTREAGLRNLEREVGSVCRKLARRKAEGVKGPFAVTPAMVHEFLGAPRFSEEEREKVLTPGVAMGLAWTPFGGEVLSIEVSTMKGKGKLTLTGQLGDVMKESAQAAVSYARANAETLGIDPCFTDNLDIHLHVPAGATPKDGPSAGVTIATALVSALSGKPVNPALCMTGEITLRGRVLPIGGVKEKILAGVARGFTDVIIPKQNMKDLEDIPKDLLEKIAVHPAVLLEDVFGLAFAATIKKAKAKGTPPSRKAASVPKRKAKGVKLEKEKRVG
- a CDS encoding exported hypothetical protein (Evidence 5 : No homology to any previously reported sequences), encoding MSSNAAAALAVAAASTSKAVIGGQIVTKTLDTLNRTAPSKGKGKYSSGGGDMAASYDFNKSVLSSVYSAKGAIASMKG
- a CDS encoding conserved hypothetical protein (Evidence 4 : Homologs of previously reported genes of unknown function) — encoded protein: MTRELVKVFAAFSPVEEACREALERAARGAVGCDEPWLFREDGLVRISWAGIWFPLEDALDALRMALPPEAEGKLDYLDLEAWTLTRCLWRGGAFDIQTRGLNHVLEYSGH